Part of the Bacillus cabrialesii genome is shown below.
TCAGCCCGACCGCCGCTTTAAATACGCCGACCGCTGTACTGTAGCTGAACTGGCCCTGTTTTAGCCCTGCAGTGTAAACGTACGTATCAAAAATTTCAGCCACTTCCCTGTTTGTCGCGTTTAACAGCAAATACACATGCTCGAAGCCAAGCTCCAGCGTATCTCCGATTTTCAAAATCAGTAACACGACGATGACGCTTTTAATGGCGGGCAGCGTGATATGCCACATTTGCCGCAGCCGTCCCGCTCCGTCCATTTTCGCCGCTTCATACAGCTGGGGATCCACCGCTGTCATGGCCGCCAGATAAATGATCGTTGACCAGCCCGCTTCCCTCCAAATGACCTGCAGAATATACAGGGGCCGGAACCATTCTTCATTCAGCAGAAAATTGATTTTTTCGCCGCCAAAAAACACAATCAGTTCATTAATCAAGCCTCCGTCTACTGTTAAAAGCACAAACGACAGAGATACTACAATGACCCAAGACATAAAATGCGGGATATAAATCAGTGTCTGAACAAATTTTTTAAAAAGAGCGATCCGCACTTCGTTTAATAGAAGCGCCAGCAAAATCGGCACCGGGAAAAATATAACCAGGTTCAAAGCAAATAACACGAGCGTGTTTTTTAACAGGAGAAAAAATGTGGGCTCTGTAAACAGCCTGATAAAATGCTTCAGCCCGACCCACTCACTGCCCAAAATGCCGAGAAACGGCTGATAATCTTGAAACGCAATCACGATTCCCCACATCGGGACATACTTAAAAAGCAAAAAGTAAATACACCCCGGCAAAATCATCAAGTACAAATATTTCTGCTGGATCAACTTGCTTAGTAAGCGCTTTCTTTTTTCTTTTTTAAAAATGACTGCATCAACAGCCGGCGCTTGCGCTTCTGCTGTTTTCATCTTTTCCAAGCCTCCTTTCACATCTTCTTGCATTCACTGTAGCGCAGCAGGCAAAAGTCCGTCTACAATCATATGATCACATCCTGCCTTATCCCTTTATGATCAAGGATTCAGCCGTTCCACCTGAAAAAAAGACACCAATATTAGAAAATGATTATTGACAATATCTATCAATCTTTGGATTAATTGTATTAAGGTGAAGTGGATGTTATGAAATGGGGGGTTTTATGAAAAGAAGCCAATACAAGTTTTATTACAAACTGATCACGTTTTTCTGTCTGCTCAGCACTATTCCGGTCATTCTTGTCGGATTGTTTTCATACGAGCACTCTCAGAAAACGGCCATCTCCAACGTTACGGAGGAAAAGCTCGACACACTCCAGCAGACCCAGCAAAGCATCGAGCACATATTGAAAACCGTCGATCACTCTTTAACCCACTATGTGAGTTCGCCGCCTCTCCTTCGCACACTGTCCGAGCCTTTGCACTCTGACCAATTTCAAATCTATAACCAAGTGAACCAAGAGCTCAACTATCTGCAAAGCTTTGATACCGACCTATCCAACATGACGCTGGTCAGCTATATGAAAAAATGGTACATGAACAATTCAGGCTTGTACCGGTTGAATACAGATTCTCTTCATGAAGCAGCCGCAGCGTACACGCAACATAAAGCAAGCCGCTCGTATTGGACGCTTGAGGAAAACAACCATTTGATTTCGACAAAAGAAGGCACTTCAGACAACTGCCGCTACAATATCAATTTAATTAAACAGCTTCCTCTGAACAGCACAAATACAAAG
Proteins encoded:
- the rmgP gene encoding polygalacturonan/rhamnogalacturonan ABC transporter permease, which codes for MKTAEAQAPAVDAVIFKKEKRKRLLSKLIQQKYLYLMILPGCIYFLLFKYVPMWGIVIAFQDYQPFLGILGSEWVGLKHFIRLFTEPTFFLLLKNTLVLFALNLVIFFPVPILLALLLNEVRIALFKKFVQTLIYIPHFMSWVIVVSLSFVLLTVDGGLINELIVFFGGEKINFLLNEEWFRPLYILQVIWREAGWSTIIYLAAMTAVDPQLYEAAKMDGAGRLRQMWHITLPAIKSVIVVLLILKIGDTLELGFEHVYLLLNATNREVAEIFDTYVYTAGLKQGQFSYSTAVGVFKAAVGLILVMLANRLAKKFGEEGIY